A section of the Flavobacteriales bacterium genome encodes:
- a CDS encoding choice-of-anchor B family protein, whose translation MNLFPYRPLAGLLLVCTLSTATAQVNINLLGNYDYQAARNSDLSNLWGYTDEFGNEYALVGVNGDDNVQNSGGFSVVDITDPANPVEVFFTPGPNSIWREIKTWGDHAYITTEASAGLLIVDLSPLPQSTALPVTLFQGDNWDTSHSLFIDENGRLYLHGANRGNGGVIMYDLTQDPMAPVEVGVFDNWYCHDSFARGDTLYAAHINDGFFSIVDVSDPANPVLLGTQPTPNTFTHNTWLDDSGQYLFTTDEREDSYVGAYDVSDPADIQFVDKLQSDPGSNTVPHNTYWLNDYVVTSYYTYGVAIYDATRPWNLVETGSYDTSPFSGGGFNGAWGVYPFFPSGRLIISDIEQGLFILEPTYVRACWLEGTVTNAITTNPVNLAAVTITGLAATDTTAFDGQYATGTLTAGTYDLQVSAPGYFPTTVTAVVLVTGQVTFLDIELQPMVPFDATGQVVEAGTGDPVPGAIVQFDGAMVDAQVVADANGVFTIPSIFDDSYAVTAGRWGWRTTCLPAQAIDANTPALTITLDPGYADDFALDLGWSVVNAASSGGWERGDPIGTVYQGDACAPGADDPNDCHGAAMITGNGGGNAGDDDVDDGVVLLSSPLFDATGLNLPAVRYDRWFFNDGGTGGAPNDELIVLLTDGTDTVTVETVTAGSPGMGSWQPVQWAIADHLAPTATMRVLFRTADDQPGHLVEAGVDVFEVVETSFTAISEQDRPVLVVWPNPAQRTFEVRVSGAGLEAVEVLDAQGRRVHMQRAAGDRALVEASWAPGAYAVMVRTTDGRAATSTVLLQ comes from the coding sequence ATGAACTTGTTCCCGTATCGCCCGCTGGCCGGTCTGCTGCTGGTGTGCACCCTCTCCACGGCCACCGCTCAGGTGAACATCAACCTCCTGGGCAACTATGACTACCAGGCCGCGCGCAACAGCGACCTCAGCAACCTGTGGGGCTATACCGACGAGTTCGGCAACGAGTATGCGTTGGTGGGGGTGAACGGGGATGACAACGTGCAGAACTCCGGCGGCTTCTCGGTGGTGGACATCACCGATCCGGCGAACCCGGTGGAGGTCTTCTTCACGCCGGGCCCCAACAGCATCTGGCGCGAGATCAAGACCTGGGGCGACCATGCCTACATCACCACCGAGGCCTCGGCCGGCCTGCTGATCGTGGACCTGAGCCCGCTGCCCCAGAGCACCGCCCTGCCGGTGACCCTGTTCCAGGGCGACAACTGGGACACCTCGCACTCGCTCTTCATCGATGAGAACGGCCGGCTTTACCTGCACGGGGCCAACCGGGGCAACGGCGGCGTGATCATGTACGACCTGACGCAGGATCCCATGGCGCCCGTGGAGGTGGGCGTGTTCGACAATTGGTACTGTCACGACAGCTTCGCCCGCGGGGATACGCTCTACGCCGCGCACATCAACGATGGCTTCTTCAGCATCGTCGACGTGAGCGATCCGGCGAACCCCGTGCTGCTGGGCACCCAGCCCACTCCGAACACCTTCACGCACAACACCTGGCTGGACGACAGCGGGCAGTACCTCTTCACCACCGATGAGCGCGAGGACTCTTACGTGGGGGCCTATGATGTGAGCGATCCGGCCGACATCCAGTTCGTGGACAAGCTGCAGAGCGACCCCGGGAGCAACACCGTCCCGCACAACACCTACTGGCTGAACGACTACGTGGTGACCAGCTACTACACCTACGGCGTCGCCATCTATGACGCCACACGGCCCTGGAACCTGGTGGAGACCGGCAGCTACGACACGTCACCGTTCAGCGGTGGCGGCTTCAACGGGGCCTGGGGCGTGTATCCCTTCTTCCCATCGGGACGGTTGATCATTTCCGACATCGAGCAGGGGCTGTTCATTCTGGAGCCCACGTACGTGCGGGCCTGCTGGCTCGAGGGTACGGTGACCAATGCCATCACCACGAACCCGGTGAACCTGGCCGCGGTGACCATCACCGGCCTTGCCGCCACGGACACCACCGCCTTCGATGGTCAGTACGCCACCGGCACGTTGACCGCCGGCACCTATGATCTGCAGGTGAGCGCACCCGGGTATTTCCCCACCACGGTGACCGCAGTGGTGCTGGTGACCGGACAGGTGACCTTCCTGGATATCGAACTGCAGCCCATGGTGCCCTTCGATGCGACGGGCCAGGTGGTGGAGGCGGGCACCGGCGACCCGGTGCCGGGCGCCATCGTTCAGTTCGACGGGGCGATGGTCGATGCCCAGGTGGTGGCCGATGCCAACGGCGTCTTCACCATCCCGTCCATTTTCGACGATAGCTACGCGGTGACGGCAGGCCGTTGGGGCTGGCGGACCACCTGCCTGCCGGCCCAGGCCATCGACGCCAACACACCGGCCCTCACCATCACCCTCGATCCCGGCTACGCGGACGACTTCGCCCTGGACCTCGGCTGGAGCGTGGTCAACGCGGCCAGCAGCGGCGGATGGGAGCGTGGCGACCCCATCGGTACGGTCTACCAGGGCGATGCCTGCGCACCCGGTGCCGACGACCCGAACGACTGCCATGGTGCCGCCATGATCACCGGCAACGGAGGCGGCAACGCCGGCGATGACGACGTGGACGATGGCGTGGTGCTGTTGAGCTCCCCGCTGTTCGATGCCACGGGGCTCAACCTGCCCGCCGTGCGCTACGACCGCTGGTTCTTCAATGATGGCGGCACAGGTGGCGCGCCCAACGACGAGCTGATCGTGCTGCTCACCGATGGCACGGACACGGTGACCGTGGAAACGGTGACGGCGGGCAGCCCGGGCATGGGCAGCTGGCAGCCGGTGCAATGGGCCATCGCCGATCATCTGGCCCCCACGGCCACCATGCGGGTGCTCTTCCGCACGGCTGACGATCAGCCCGGGCACCTGGTGGAAGCGGGCGTGGACGTGTTCGAGGTGGTGGAGACCTCCTTCACTGCCATCTCCGAACAGGACCGACCGGTGTTGGTGGTTTGGCCGAACCCGGCGCAGCGCACGTTCGAGGTGCGGGTGTCGGGCGCCGGACTGGAGGCCGTTGAGGTGCTCGATGCCCAGGGTCGTCGGGTGCATATGCAGCGTGCCGCCGGTGATCGGGCCCTGGTGGAGGCCAGCTGGGCCCCGGGCGCCTATGCCGTGATGGTGCGCACGACGGACGGACGTGCG